Proteins encoded within one genomic window of Rossellomorea vietnamensis:
- a CDS encoding NAD(P)/FAD-dependent oxidoreductase has protein sequence MVKTYDVIIIGGGPSGLMASIAAGENGAKVLLVDKGTKLGRKLAISGGGRCNVTNRLPVEEIIKHIPGNGRFLYSAFSEFNNEDIISFFENLGIQLKEEDHGRMFPVSNRAMDVVEALLGRMKELKVDTRTSTSVEEVLYENGKTAGILLKDGETIAANAVVIAVGGKSVPHTGSTGDGYPWATKAGHTITDLFPTEVPLTSDEPFVKKKELQGLSLRSVDLSVLNPKGKKIVTHKMDMIFTHLGISGPAVLRCSQYVVKAMKKWNLTHVAMQIDSMPDQNEEQLFQSLNKQVKEDGKKAAKNIFKGLVPERYLLFLLDRAEIDHDEKGDHISSEKIRHFAKLLKQFTFNVNGTLSIDKAFVTGGGVSIKEIEPKTMASKKMEGLFFCGEVLDIHGYTGGYNITSALVTGRLAGLNAAKV, from the coding sequence ATGGTAAAAACATACGATGTCATCATCATAGGCGGAGGACCATCGGGATTGATGGCCAGTATCGCAGCCGGGGAAAACGGCGCGAAAGTCCTCCTTGTAGATAAAGGGACAAAGCTTGGAAGAAAGCTTGCGATATCAGGTGGCGGCCGCTGCAATGTGACCAACCGTCTTCCTGTAGAGGAAATCATCAAACATATCCCCGGAAACGGGCGTTTTCTATACAGCGCATTTTCAGAGTTTAATAATGAAGATATCATTTCCTTCTTTGAAAACCTGGGAATTCAGTTGAAAGAAGAAGATCACGGACGGATGTTCCCTGTGTCGAACAGGGCCATGGATGTCGTGGAAGCTTTACTCGGACGCATGAAGGAATTGAAGGTCGACACCCGGACAAGCACCAGTGTCGAAGAGGTTCTGTACGAAAATGGCAAAACGGCGGGCATCCTCTTGAAAGACGGGGAAACGATTGCTGCCAATGCTGTCGTGATTGCGGTCGGAGGAAAGTCCGTCCCTCACACCGGATCGACAGGTGACGGGTACCCATGGGCGACCAAAGCCGGTCATACGATCACGGATCTGTTTCCGACAGAGGTTCCCCTTACATCGGACGAGCCATTTGTGAAAAAGAAAGAGCTTCAGGGCCTTTCTTTGCGAAGCGTCGATTTAAGCGTGCTGAATCCGAAAGGGAAAAAGATCGTCACCCATAAGATGGACATGATCTTCACTCACCTCGGCATTTCCGGCCCGGCTGTTCTCCGCTGCAGCCAATACGTCGTAAAGGCAATGAAGAAATGGAACCTGACACACGTGGCCATGCAGATCGATTCCATGCCCGATCAAAATGAAGAGCAGCTATTCCAATCCCTGAATAAACAAGTGAAGGAAGATGGAAAGAAAGCGGCGAAAAATATCTTTAAAGGCCTGGTTCCTGAGCGATACCTTCTATTTTTACTGGATCGCGCAGAAATCGATCATGATGAAAAAGGAGATCACATCTCCTCAGAAAAAATCCGTCATTTTGCCAAGCTCTTAAAGCAGTTCACCTTCAATGTGAACGGCACACTGTCCATTGATAAAGCCTTTGTAACGGGAGGCGGGGTGTCCATCAAAGAAATCGAACCGAAAACGATGGCTTCGAAAAAGATGGAGGGTCTCTTCTTCTGCGGGGAAGTGCTTGATATCCACGGATACACAGGCGGTTACAATATCACCTCTGCCTTAGTGACCGGCCGGCTTGCCGGGTTGAATGCAGCAAAGGTTTAA
- a CDS encoding sporulation protein Cse60, producing MIQVKVFDYEHEKDLEKDMNHFLSKMDDKKIVDIKYHVAAMSEEVEDQIYCFSAMVVYRK from the coding sequence ATGATCCAGGTGAAGGTATTCGATTATGAGCATGAAAAAGATTTAGAGAAAGATATGAACCATTTTCTCAGCAAGATGGATGATAAAAAGATCGTGGATATTAAATATCATGTGGCTGCGATGTCGGAGGAAGTGGAGGACCAGATCTATTGCTTCTCTGCCATGGTCGTGTATAGAAAATAA
- a CDS encoding putative polysaccharide biosynthesis protein → MSSKLIRGTFILTLGTFISKFLGLFYVIPFDDLLKGHEEGASLYQYGYVPYTIFLTVATAGVPLAVSKFVSKYNAIGEYAVGRKLFKSGLLLMTLTGVVSFLIMYAFAPIFAEMTIKSDEQVISVAQVTTVIRAVSFALIIIPFMSLIRGFFQGHQSMGPTAVSQVIEQIVRIVFLLGGIYVVLNILDGTVTTAISVATFAAFVGGLASLGALIWYWFKRKPHLDELLEEDRGNEEISLKAMYKEIIAYSIPFIFVGLANPLFQLVDQITFNTAMADIGNAKVSDHAFAVLNFYTHKLVIIPVSLATAFSMTLIPLITTSYTSGDRKTMRRNIDQTFQILLFLTVPAALGLALLAEPMYTLFYHSDALGTSILRSYAPVAILFALFAVTAAILQGIDEQKFTIFSLLVGLLLKLVLNIPLIRLFETQGAVLATTIGYAVAILINLYVIKKYARYQFRLILRRTMFIGALNAVMAGVVLVLYAVLVKFLSPETGFQSIILVAICGGVGALVYFYLSLRSKLADKLFGDKISKIRSKLRIG, encoded by the coding sequence ATGTCATCTAAATTAATAAGAGGAACGTTTATCTTAACGTTAGGGACCTTTATTTCGAAGTTTTTGGGTCTTTTTTATGTTATACCGTTTGATGATTTGTTAAAAGGTCATGAAGAAGGGGCATCCCTTTATCAATATGGATATGTACCTTATACGATCTTTCTGACAGTAGCGACTGCAGGAGTGCCACTGGCCGTTTCAAAATTTGTTTCAAAATATAATGCCATCGGAGAATATGCCGTAGGGCGGAAATTATTTAAATCCGGGCTCTTGCTCATGACGCTGACTGGTGTCGTATCATTCCTCATTATGTATGCATTCGCACCGATCTTTGCAGAAATGACGATCAAAAGCGATGAGCAGGTCATTTCCGTTGCCCAGGTGACCACCGTCATCCGGGCCGTGAGCTTTGCCCTGATCATCATTCCGTTCATGAGTTTGATCCGGGGATTCTTCCAGGGTCATCAATCCATGGGGCCGACAGCGGTTTCCCAGGTGATTGAACAGATCGTCCGGATCGTCTTCCTCCTTGGCGGGATTTATGTTGTATTGAACATTCTGGATGGGACCGTGACAACGGCCATTTCCGTTGCGACATTCGCAGCTTTCGTAGGGGGACTTGCAAGTCTCGGAGCATTGATCTGGTATTGGTTCAAGCGAAAACCTCATTTGGATGAACTCCTTGAAGAGGACCGGGGGAACGAAGAGATTTCGTTAAAAGCGATGTACAAAGAAATCATTGCTTATTCGATTCCCTTCATTTTTGTGGGACTCGCCAATCCATTGTTTCAACTGGTGGATCAGATCACGTTCAACACTGCCATGGCAGATATCGGGAACGCGAAAGTCTCGGACCATGCTTTTGCCGTATTGAACTTCTATACGCACAAACTCGTCATCATTCCGGTGTCACTGGCGACAGCTTTTTCCATGACGCTGATTCCGTTGATCACTACGTCTTATACGAGCGGTGACCGGAAGACGATGCGCAGGAACATTGATCAGACCTTTCAGATTCTGTTGTTTCTGACCGTGCCGGCAGCACTCGGACTGGCCCTTTTGGCTGAACCGATGTATACGTTGTTCTACCACAGTGACGCTCTCGGGACGTCGATTTTACGATCATATGCACCTGTAGCGATCCTGTTTGCATTATTTGCGGTGACAGCAGCGATCCTTCAAGGGATTGATGAGCAAAAGTTCACGATTTTCAGCCTGCTTGTAGGACTGCTTCTGAAGCTGGTCCTGAACATCCCGCTCATTCGCCTGTTTGAAACACAGGGGGCCGTGCTTGCGACAACGATCGGATATGCAGTGGCAATCCTGATCAATCTCTATGTGATCAAAAAGTACGCTCGATATCAATTCAGGTTGATTTTGAGAAGGACCATGTTCATCGGCGCTTTGAATGCCGTTATGGCAGGGGTCGTATTGGTACTGTATGCTGTCCTGGTTAAATTCCTTAGTCCGGAGACAGGATTTCAATCCATCATCCTTGTAGCCATCTGCGGCGGAGTGGGAGCACTCGTATACTTCTACCTGAGCTTAAGAAGCAAACTCGCAGACAAATTGTTCGGTGACAAGATTTCGAAAATCCGCAGTAAGCTGCGTATCGGGTAA
- the dacB gene encoding D-alanyl-D-alanine carboxypeptidase/D-alanyl-D-alanine-endopeptidase produces MKHLKSTRNRMLAILFLFTLILSPLHSTENPSTANASNDYADLDQKIHDILADERLDGAIGSVSVRDAESGEIVLDRLGDIRLKTASNMKLLTAAAALHTLGPDFRFQTEILTDGEIVGKVLKGNLYLKGKGDPTLLKEDFDKMAAFLKSKHIQSIQGNIMADDTWYNSVRLSEDMIWNDESYYYGAQISALTASPNTDYDAGTVIVETSPTQVGQQADITLSPDTSYPTIINKTKTVESGTRSISVTREHGSNNIIVEGTIPVGSSTARSWVTLWEPTGYALDLFKKSLVQAGIQVKQQQGDTGKAPAEAEVLYTKESMPLSELMIPFMKLSNNTIAETLVKEMGRAVHNDGSWDRGLEVIEDYLSTQGLNTDTMRLRDGSGISHVTNVPANELSKLLYTVQQEDWFPVYLNSLPIAGASNRLEGGTLRNRMKGTLAEGNVKAKTGTITGVTALSGYVTTKDGKDLVFSILLNNFVGGNLRDIEDRIAVALSEYEVNQD; encoded by the coding sequence ATGAAGCACTTAAAATCCACCAGGAACCGCATGCTGGCCATTCTATTTCTTTTCACACTTATCTTAAGCCCCTTACACTCCACAGAGAATCCTTCAACAGCAAACGCATCGAATGACTATGCAGATTTGGATCAGAAAATTCATGACATACTGGCAGATGAACGATTAGATGGGGCGATTGGTTCTGTCAGTGTGCGTGATGCAGAAAGTGGTGAGATCGTTCTTGACCGCTTGGGTGATATCCGGTTAAAAACAGCCTCTAATATGAAGCTTCTTACTGCAGCCGCTGCGCTTCACACACTTGGGCCGGATTTCAGATTCCAGACAGAAATCCTGACAGATGGAGAGATTGTCGGAAAGGTCTTGAAAGGAAACCTATACCTAAAAGGAAAAGGTGATCCGACACTCCTGAAAGAAGATTTTGACAAGATGGCTGCCTTCCTGAAGTCGAAACATATTCAATCGATTCAAGGGAATATCATGGCGGATGACACTTGGTATAATTCGGTCAGACTTTCTGAAGATATGATTTGGAATGATGAATCTTATTATTATGGTGCCCAGATCTCAGCTCTTACCGCTTCACCAAATACTGATTACGATGCTGGTACGGTCATTGTTGAAACGTCTCCTACACAAGTCGGACAGCAAGCAGATATCACACTTTCCCCTGATACAAGCTATCCGACCATCATTAACAAAACGAAGACCGTGGAGAGCGGTACACGGTCGATCAGCGTCACAAGGGAACACGGGTCCAACAATATTATTGTAGAAGGCACTATTCCGGTAGGCAGTTCCACCGCCCGCTCTTGGGTGACCCTTTGGGAGCCGACAGGGTATGCGTTGGATCTATTTAAGAAATCCCTTGTACAAGCAGGAATCCAAGTCAAACAGCAACAGGGGGATACCGGAAAAGCCCCGGCAGAAGCTGAAGTCCTGTACACCAAGGAGTCCATGCCTCTTTCCGAATTAATGATTCCTTTCATGAAGCTAAGTAACAATACCATCGCTGAAACGTTAGTGAAAGAAATGGGACGGGCAGTTCATAACGATGGCAGTTGGGATAGAGGATTGGAGGTCATTGAAGATTACCTTTCAACCCAAGGATTGAACACAGATACCATGCGCCTCCGGGATGGTTCCGGTATATCACACGTAACGAACGTCCCGGCAAATGAGTTGTCGAAGTTACTATATACTGTTCAACAGGAAGACTGGTTTCCTGTCTATTTAAACTCCCTACCCATTGCAGGTGCCAGTAACAGACTCGAGGGAGGAACCCTGAGAAACCGCATGAAAGGAACCCTTGCTGAAGGGAACGTAAAAGCCAAGACCGGAACCATCACAGGGGTTACCGCACTTTCAGGATATGTGACGACGAAAGATGGTAAGGACCTTGTGTTTTCCATCCTATTAAATAACTTTGTTGGCGGTAACCTTAGAGATATTGAAGATAGGATTGCTGTTGCATTATCGGAGTATGAAGTAAATCAAGATTGA